In one Methylocaldum szegediense genomic region, the following are encoded:
- the istB gene encoding IS21-like element helper ATPase IstB, with translation MNLQHARITELSQSLKLERIGSDWPHLAQQAADREESFADFLEKLLIAEAKARAERTRQTLLKMATLPVVKTLEQYDFAFSLGAPRAQLQELAGLSFIERTENIVLLGPSGVGKTHLAIALAYRAVMAGLKTRFVTAADLMLQLTAAHRQERLKEYFNRVVMAPRLLVIDEIGYLPLGRDEANLFFNVVAKRYERGSLILTSNLPFTQWAGTFADDQTLTAAMLDRLLHHAHIVQITGDSYRLKDKRKAGTTPPQTAAVE, from the coding sequence ATGAATCTGCAGCACGCCCGGATTACCGAACTCAGCCAAAGCCTGAAGCTCGAGCGGATCGGGTCGGACTGGCCCCACCTGGCCCAGCAGGCCGCCGATCGCGAGGAGAGCTTTGCCGACTTCCTCGAGAAACTGCTCATCGCCGAGGCCAAGGCCCGCGCCGAACGCACCCGGCAGACCTTGCTCAAGATGGCCACCTTGCCGGTCGTGAAGACTTTGGAGCAGTACGACTTTGCTTTCTCCTTGGGAGCGCCCCGGGCCCAGCTCCAGGAACTGGCGGGTTTGAGCTTTATCGAGCGCACCGAGAACATCGTCCTGCTCGGCCCCAGCGGGGTTGGTAAAACCCATCTGGCGATCGCCTTGGCCTACCGCGCGGTGATGGCCGGCCTCAAGACACGCTTCGTCACCGCCGCCGATCTGATGTTGCAACTCACCGCCGCACACCGCCAGGAGCGTCTCAAGGAGTACTTCAACCGGGTCGTGATGGCGCCCAGGCTGTTGGTCATCGATGAGATCGGCTATCTGCCGCTCGGACGTGACGAAGCGAATCTCTTCTTCAACGTCGTCGCCAAGCGCTACGAGCGCGGCAGCCTGATTCTCACCAGCAACCTGCCGTTCACCCAGTGGGCGGGCACCTTTGCCGATGATCAGACCCTGACGGCCGCGATGCTGGATCGGCTCCTGCATCACGCCCACATCGTGCAAATCACCGGCGACAGTTACCGATTGAAGGACAAGCGCAAGGCAGGAACAACCCCGCCGCAGACAGCGGCCGTCGAATAA
- a CDS encoding response regulator transcription factor: protein MKNSKYPTSTFNPAYPADVVCEFTIAGRSCQIVRTPSPEYAEKAAIPKHSGEERTSVIANFTINGEAYTVIQNNSNDASERDDLATLLSARELQIAALVAMGYPNKLVAYKLHISEWTVASYLRRIFSKLGVETRAAMAFRCAQLIWKFEGTSSCPEPKQRKSLV, encoded by the coding sequence ATGAAGAACAGCAAGTATCCGACATCGACGTTCAACCCAGCCTATCCCGCCGACGTTGTCTGCGAATTTACCATTGCCGGGCGCTCATGCCAGATTGTGAGGACTCCTTCGCCAGAATACGCCGAAAAAGCGGCCATCCCTAAACACTCGGGTGAGGAACGAACCTCCGTAATCGCAAACTTCACGATCAACGGCGAAGCCTACACCGTAATCCAAAACAATTCCAACGACGCCAGCGAGCGCGACGACCTCGCCACATTACTCTCTGCAAGAGAACTGCAGATCGCCGCCCTTGTGGCGATGGGTTATCCCAACAAACTCGTCGCCTATAAACTGCATATTAGCGAATGGACGGTAGCCAGCTATCTCCGCAGGATCTTTTCCAAGCTCGGAGTGGAAACCCGCGCAGCCATGGCGTTTCGCTGTGCGCAGCTCATCTGGAAATTTGAAGGTACCTCCTCATGTCCTGAACCGAAGCAGCGTAAAAGCCTGGTCTGA
- a CDS encoding DUF4438 domain-containing protein, whose product MSEPNPNSLRLNLSDLVMVAVAGQIAHPIGAANPYRIGNDGVPRVLPATGGIVINRRIGDRCVGLAGDHIEPGVALHNNQREVVGDRSGPNRALITYACVGNRARVISGPCTGHWGLVTGKHGGIDHVLVDFPTEILRRLAIGDRVQIYSFGLGMSLLDYPDITVFNCSPDLLRRWGIKERESYIEVPVTHRFPARIMGSGLGKNTVWRGEYDIQLFDPELRRRYRLDSLRFGDLVAITDADTRFGPSYRRGRITIGIIVHGDSTVSGHGPGVTPLLTGANSRIRPVRNPRANLAALFDIRRPTTQTRSRTLIERQQTAFSAVLRKPVASTVKRKYLTE is encoded by the coding sequence ATGTCCGAGCCGAACCCAAACAGCCTGCGCTTGAACCTATCGGACCTGGTGATGGTCGCTGTCGCCGGACAGATTGCCCATCCCATCGGTGCGGCCAACCCCTATCGCATTGGAAACGACGGAGTGCCGCGGGTGCTGCCCGCCACCGGAGGCATCGTGATCAACCGACGCATCGGCGACCGCTGCGTGGGCCTGGCCGGCGATCACATCGAACCGGGCGTGGCTTTGCACAACAACCAGCGCGAGGTGGTCGGCGACCGGAGCGGTCCCAACCGGGCGCTGATCACCTACGCCTGCGTCGGCAACCGGGCAAGGGTAATCAGCGGTCCCTGCACCGGCCACTGGGGTCTGGTGACCGGCAAGCATGGCGGCATCGATCATGTGCTGGTGGACTTTCCGACCGAAATACTGAGACGCCTAGCCATCGGCGACCGTGTCCAGATCTATAGCTTCGGACTGGGAATGAGTCTCCTCGATTACCCGGACATCACTGTCTTCAATTGCTCGCCGGACTTACTTAGACGCTGGGGCATCAAAGAACGAGAAAGCTACATCGAGGTACCGGTAACCCACCGCTTTCCGGCTCGCATCATGGGTTCCGGCCTTGGCAAGAACACTGTGTGGCGCGGCGAATACGATATCCAGTTGTTCGATCCCGAACTACGTCGACGCTATCGGCTCGATTCCTTGCGATTCGGCGACTTGGTGGCGATCACGGATGCAGACACGCGCTTTGGCCCCAGTTACAGACGGGGCCGAATCACCATCGGGATCATCGTCCACGGGGATAGCACGGTTAGCGGCCACGGGCCGGGTGTTACACCATTGCTGACTGGCGCAAACAGCCGAATCCGACCGGTGCGCAATCCGCGTGCGAACTTGGCCGCATTGTTTGATATTCGTCGTCCGACAACCCAGACCCGCTCTCGAACCTTGATCGAACGGCAGCAGACCGCTTTCAGTGCCGTTCTTAGAAAACCCGTGGCATCGACCGTAAAACGTAAATATCTCACTGAATGA
- a CDS encoding IS481 family transposase: MQIRLHKNARTTPAVRQAIQASTLSERALAQKHGISRTTVRKWKHRSSVEDASHRPHTLRTTLTPAQEAIVVYLRQALLLPLDDLLAVTREFLNPAVSRSGLDRCLRRHGVASLKTLLPPTEKAKVKPFKAYEPGFLHLDVKYLPAIDGEPRRYLFVAIDRATRWVYVALKPNRSALSAKDFLKAVIQAAPFRIQKCLTDNGSEFTDRFLTRTRQPSGTHEFDRLCTEQGIEHRLIPPGRPQTNGLVERFNGRIEEVLQTHHFDSTADLDTTLHRYVELYNHHIPQKALGHLTPIQALKNWQLSHPHLFRKKVYDLAGLDKL, encoded by the coding sequence ATGCAGATTCGTCTTCATAAGAACGCCCGTACCACCCCGGCCGTTCGGCAGGCCATTCAAGCGTCCACGTTGAGCGAGCGCGCCTTGGCCCAAAAGCATGGCATTAGCCGAACGACCGTCCGCAAGTGGAAACACCGCTCCTCGGTCGAAGATGCCTCACACCGGCCCCACACCCTCAGAACCACGCTCACGCCCGCCCAGGAAGCCATCGTGGTCTACCTCCGCCAAGCTCTGCTCCTCCCCTTGGATGATCTCCTGGCCGTGACCCGGGAATTTCTCAATCCCGCCGTGTCCCGTTCCGGGCTAGACCGCTGCCTGCGCCGCCACGGGGTGGCGTCCCTCAAGACCCTGCTTCCGCCTACAGAGAAGGCGAAGGTCAAACCCTTCAAGGCCTATGAGCCCGGCTTCCTTCACCTGGATGTTAAGTACTTGCCCGCCATCGACGGCGAACCCCGCCGATACCTGTTCGTCGCCATCGACCGCGCCACCCGCTGGGTCTATGTCGCCCTCAAGCCCAACCGCTCCGCCTTAAGCGCAAAGGACTTCCTCAAAGCGGTGATTCAGGCCGCGCCTTTCCGCATCCAGAAATGCCTGACCGACAACGGCTCGGAGTTTACCGACCGTTTCCTGACCCGAACTCGGCAGCCCTCGGGGACGCATGAGTTTGACCGCCTCTGTACTGAACAAGGCATCGAACATCGCCTGATTCCGCCGGGCCGGCCCCAAACGAATGGCCTGGTGGAACGCTTCAATGGCCGCATCGAGGAGGTGTTGCAAACCCATCACTTCGATTCAACCGCCGATCTGGACACCACCCTGCACCGCTATGTCGAGCTGTACAATCATCACATTCCCCAAAAGGCCTTAGGCCATCTCACCCCGATCCAGGCTCTCAAAAACTGGCAACTGTCCCATCCTCATCTTTTTCGAAAGAAGGTTTACGATCTTGCGGGACTTGACAAGCTGTAG
- the istA gene encoding IS21 family transposase, with protein MLTQEQSVEIKVLARQGHGIKAIARELGVSRNTVRKYLRSESALPRYRLRAPRPCKLDPFKAYLQQRIEAARPHWIPATVLLRELRERGYAGGISQLKAYLAPFKRRPEEPVVRFETPPGRQMQADFTTIRRGRDPLKAFVATLGFSRATFVRFSDREDSAAWLTGLREALHYFGGVPEEVLFDNAGAIITERDAYGEGRHRWHPALYALAGAYGFRPKVCRPYRAQTKGKVERFNGYLKASFITPLAATLKSAGLTLDVETANAQIGPWLDQVAHQRVHGTTGVQPAVRLAEERLALRPLPVQAPQGLPAPQRHVGRVLPHDSLQHPLSVYDQLLEVTA; from the coding sequence ATGTTGACTCAGGAGCAGTCAGTGGAGATCAAAGTATTGGCCCGACAGGGCCATGGCATCAAAGCCATCGCGCGGGAGCTGGGCGTCTCGCGCAACACGGTACGCAAGTACCTGCGCAGCGAAAGCGCGTTGCCCCGGTACCGGCTGCGGGCGCCCCGCCCCTGCAAGTTGGATCCCTTCAAAGCCTATCTGCAGCAACGCATCGAGGCGGCACGTCCGCATTGGATTCCGGCCACGGTGCTGCTGCGAGAGCTTCGTGAACGGGGCTATGCAGGCGGCATCAGCCAGCTCAAGGCGTATCTCGCCCCCTTCAAACGGCGACCGGAAGAACCGGTGGTCCGCTTTGAAACCCCACCGGGCCGCCAGATGCAGGCCGATTTCACGACGATCCGGCGGGGGCGCGATCCGCTCAAAGCCTTCGTGGCCACGCTGGGGTTCAGTCGCGCCACGTTCGTGCGCTTTTCCGACCGCGAGGACAGCGCGGCCTGGTTGACGGGGCTGCGCGAGGCCCTCCACTACTTCGGCGGGGTGCCCGAAGAGGTGCTGTTCGACAATGCCGGCGCCATCATCACCGAACGGGACGCCTACGGTGAAGGCCGGCACCGCTGGCACCCGGCCCTGTACGCGCTGGCCGGGGCGTATGGCTTCCGGCCCAAGGTCTGCCGGCCGTACCGGGCCCAAACCAAGGGCAAGGTGGAGCGCTTCAACGGATACCTGAAAGCCAGCTTCATCACGCCACTGGCGGCCACGCTCAAGAGCGCCGGCTTGACACTCGATGTCGAGACCGCCAATGCCCAGATCGGCCCCTGGCTCGATCAGGTGGCGCATCAACGGGTGCACGGCACCACCGGCGTACAGCCCGCGGTGCGATTGGCCGAAGAGCGCCTCGCCCTGCGGCCGTTGCCGGTTCAGGCACCCCAAGGCTTGCCGGCACCCCAGCGGCACGTTGGCCGCGTCTTGCCCCATGACAGCCTGCAACATCCCCTGTCGGTGTACGACCAGTTGCTGGAGGTGACGGCATGA
- a CDS encoding serine/threonine-protein kinase: MSFETDLMDDLFYDEAESPARAYDEFDEFEDDEFDEFESWDEYDAYDLGDEEMLDAMEEAVVDALEAEDADEFFRRLARGIGRVARGAVQVARRAAPVVGRIARNVAPIASAIPLPWTQAIGRVAGVVGRLMADEADEFEALDEMIDLADEEDSIDAAAPVIAGLTIRRTVPGVSRMSRPARRRLVRSVTQATRTIARRQGPQAARAVPSVVRAVQRGVRQRRIPAQAAPRAIQRTAQRVARSPQAVRRLSRAVPVVGRRSTGVTCPSCRRRRRFTLRAPVTISIQGR, encoded by the coding sequence ATGAGTTTCGAAACCGACCTGATGGACGATCTCTTTTACGATGAAGCGGAAAGCCCTGCTCGTGCCTATGACGAGTTCGACGAGTTCGAGGACGACGAATTCGACGAATTTGAGTCCTGGGACGAATACGACGCCTATGATCTGGGCGACGAGGAGATGCTCGACGCTATGGAGGAGGCGGTAGTCGACGCGCTCGAAGCGGAAGACGCCGACGAGTTCTTCCGGCGTTTGGCGCGCGGCATAGGCCGGGTAGCGCGCGGCGCGGTCCAGGTTGCCCGGCGGGCAGCCCCGGTGGTGGGCCGCATCGCCCGCAATGTTGCGCCCATCGCCAGCGCCATTCCGCTGCCATGGACCCAAGCCATCGGCCGTGTAGCGGGAGTGGTGGGCCGTTTGATGGCCGACGAAGCCGACGAATTCGAGGCGCTCGACGAGATGATCGACCTGGCCGATGAGGAGGACAGCATCGACGCCGCAGCCCCCGTCATCGCCGGACTCACCATTCGGCGGACCGTTCCCGGGGTATCGCGGATGTCACGGCCCGCCCGCAGGCGCTTGGTGCGGAGCGTCACCCAGGCCACTCGAACCATCGCCCGGCGCCAGGGACCCCAGGCGGCCCGAGCCGTTCCGTCGGTCGTCAGAGCGGTGCAGCGGGGTGTCCGTCAACGCCGCATTCCGGCCCAGGCGGCCCCCCGGGCGATCCAGCGCACGGCTCAACGCGTCGCTCGCAGTCCGCAGGCTGTACGCCGGCTATCACGCGCCGTGCCCGTGGTAGGCAGGAGAAGCACCGGGGTGACCTGTCCCAGCTGTCGTCGACGCCGGCGCTTCACTCTACGCGCTCCGGTAACCATCAGCATCCAAGGGCGATAA